A genomic region of Papaver somniferum cultivar HN1 chromosome 7, ASM357369v1, whole genome shotgun sequence contains the following coding sequences:
- the LOC113294529 gene encoding uncharacterized protein LOC113294529, whose amino-acid sequence MGQICDALNEREKGKLPSQPQQIQKNAFQASTSTCNETRDHANAVTTLRSGKVVENNVRVLQSVESKSDSPVHTTPQKTPVVEKESEHDSDSENSTNINVPAPSHVPVAPFPQRLVQQKKGTQYNEMMEMFKRVNINIPFLESIKQISVYAKFLKDLCTQKWKLHVHKRAFLTEQQLGLGELKPTPVTLQLADRSVKIPRGRPFLATSNAIINCRIGVLNFSFGNMTVELNVFNISQQPIDCDDSDLHEINMIESLIQDSLPDILYVDPLQACLDNFDLDLFDSEYISEVHSLLESVPPMNIAKWQTAVEPLPLSDSESAPIPVEPPKLDLKPLPDTLKYAFLGSSETFASCLDTEHEKKLLEVLKEHKEALGWTISDLKSIDLGNIISEKGIEVDKAKVDLIQHLPQPRSVREIRSFLGHVGFYRSFIKDFSRISRPLCSLLAKDVAFVFDDACREAWEQLKALITSSLIVRPPDWTLPFEIMCDASDYVVGAVLGQQVDKLPYVIYYASKKLNDTQLSYSTAGKELLVVVFSLDKFRSYLIGSKVIIYFDHAALKYLLSKKDVKARLIRWILLLQEFNPEIRDKKGESFPDEQLMLVSEMPWFADIVNYLVTGRMPLHWSKQGRSKFLAEVKYFFWDDPYLFKYCPDQLIRRCVPNSEQRDVISFCHDHACGGHFSAKKTAEKILQSGFCWPSLFKDSHAFCVACDRYRNLGKLHTKLTLACPLPYRLVYGKACHLPVELEHRAYWAIKKLNFDLDKAGTQRKLQLNELEELRNDAYDSAKMYKNRMKVFHDKRILRKSFTPGHKILLYNTRLHLFLGKLRSRWSGPFLYDSEVEREATQESAAILNLSESRQ is encoded by the exons atgggtcaaatctgtgatgCACTAAATGAGAGAGAAAAAGGTAAACTACCTAGTCAACCtcaacaaattcaaaaaaatgcaTTTCAGGCAAGCACCTCAACTTGTAATGAGACTCGTGATCATGCGAATGCTGTCACCACTCTTCGTAGTGGTAaagttgttgagaacaatgtacgTGTACTACAGTCAGTCGAGTCTAAATCAGACTCACCGGTGCATACAACTCCACAGAAAACGCCcgttgtggaaaaggaatctgagCATGATAGTGACTCTGAGAATTCCACTAATATTAATGTCCCTGCGCCATCTCATGtacctgttgctccatttcctcaaagattagTGCAACAGAAGAAAGGTACCCAATACAATGAAATGATGGAGATGTTTAAGCGAGTCAATATAAATATTCCTTTTCTTGAATCAATCAAACAGATATCTGTTTAtgctaaattcttgaaagatCTATGCACACAAAAGTGGAAGCTTCACGTACACAAGCGTGCCTTTCTCACCGAGCAg CAATTAGGTCTTGGGGAGCTGAAACCCACTCCTGTTACTCTACAGTTAGCGGACAGATCTGTGAAAATCCCTCGTG gacgtcctttcttggcaacGTCCAATGCTATCATAAATTGTCGTATTGGAGTGTTGAATTTTTCCTTTGGTAACATGACTGTAGAACTAAATGTTTTTAACATTAGTCAACAACCCATAGATTGTGATGACAGTGATTTGCATGAGATTaacatgattgagagtttgatccAAGACTCATTGCCTGACATCTTATATGTGGATCCTTTGCAAGcatgtttagataactttgactTAGATCTCTTTGATTCTGAGTACATTAGTGAGGTTCACTCTTTGCTTGAATCTGTGCCACCCATGAATATTGCTAAATGGCAAACTGCAGTGGAACCactcccactctctgattccgaATCTGCCCCAATTCCTGTCGAACCACCTAAGCTTGATTTGAAACCATTGCCTGATACTTTGAAATATGCTTTCTTAGGTTCTTCTGAGACTTTTGCATCATGTTTAGATACAGAACATGAAAAAAAACTTTTAGAAGTGCTTAAAGAACATAAAGAGGCCTTAggttggaccatctcagaccttaaAA GCATAGATCTAGGGAATATCATTTCTGAAAAAGGcatagaagtagataaagctaaagttgatctCATTCAACACTTGcctcaacctcgctctgtgagggaGATAAGGTCATTCTTAGGCCATGTCGGTTTTTACCGTtcattcatcaaagactttagtagAATTTCAAGACCCTTGTGTAGTCTTCTCGCAAAAGATGTCGCATTTGTCTTTGATGACGCTTGTAGGGAAGCATGGGAGCAATTGAAAGCTCTTATCACATCTTCCCTTATAGTCAGACCACCTGATTGGACCTTAccatttgaaattatgtgtgatgcgtcTGACTATGTTGTAGGAGCTGTTTTAGGTCAGCAAGTAGACAAACTCCCTTATGTGatctactatgctagtaaaaaaCTTAATGATACTCAACTAAGTTATTCAACAGCTGGGAAAGAATTACTAGTTGTTGTGTTTtcattggataagtttagatcataCTTGATAGGTTCTAAAGTCATCATATATTTTGACCATGCTgcattgaaatatcttttgtctaaaaaAGATGTTAAAGCTCGTctaattcgatggatactcttgttACAAGAGTTCAATCccgaaattcgagataagaaagg agaatcattccctgacgAACAATTGATGCTTGTATCTGAAatgccttggtttgctgatattgttaactaccttgttACTGGAAGAATGCCCTTGCATTGGTCTAAACAAGGCCGCTCTAAATTCTTGGCTGAAGTGAaatatttcttttgggatgacccatacttGTTTAAATACTGCCCTGACCaactcattaggagatgtgtacccaaTTCTGAACAAAGAGATGTCATCTCTTTTTGTCATGACcatgcatgtggaggccattttagtgccaagaaaactgctgaaAAGATCTTGCAGAGTGGTTTCtgttggccatcattgttcaaagaTAGTCATGCATTCTGTGTTGCTTGTGACCGATACCGGAATTTAGGAA aactgCATACAAAACTCACATTGGCATGTCCCCTTCCTTATAGGCTGGTGTATGGTAAAGCATGTCATCTACCTGTAGAGCTAGAACATCGTgcttattgggctattaagaaattGAACTTTGATCTTGATAAAGCGGGCACCCAAcgaaaacttcaactcaatgagttagaagaattaagAAATGATGCGTATGACAGTGCTAAAATGTACAAAAATAGAATGAaagtgtttcatgacaagcgcatTTTGCGCAAGTCTTTCACACCTGGTCACAAAATTTTATTGTacaacactcgtttgcatcttttTCTAGGAAAATTACGTTCTCGATGGTCGGGTCCATTCTTG TATGattctgaagtagaaagggaagcaacCCAAGAGAGTGCAGCGATTCTAAACTTGTCAGAATCCAGGCAgtga